The following proteins are co-located in the Siansivirga zeaxanthinifaciens CC-SAMT-1 genome:
- a CDS encoding phosphatase PAP2 family protein — translation MIDKLLEYDTQLFLFLNNLGSPTWDSMWLLITHEFTFVPLYAILLYLLYRNYGLKALLIFVLVVALMITCTDQITNMFKRGFARPRPCGVADLIDQMRFIAVRCGKYGFFSGHSSNSMAAAVFAGLMLKPFYKNLIFILLFWSAVVAYSRIYVGVHYPLDIVCGLTFGAFVGFLFYKFASYLIKRYVSV, via the coding sequence ATGATTGATAAGCTTTTAGAATACGATACACAATTATTTTTATTTCTTAATAATTTGGGATCTCCTACCTGGGATTCCATGTGGTTGCTAATAACTCACGAGTTTACGTTTGTGCCACTTTATGCTATTTTACTTTATTTACTTTATAGAAATTATGGATTAAAAGCCCTGCTTATTTTTGTTTTGGTGGTGGCATTAATGATTACCTGTACCGACCAAATAACCAATATGTTTAAACGCGGGTTTGCTAGACCGAGGCCTTGTGGAGTGGCGGATTTAATTGACCAAATGCGTTTTATTGCCGTGCGTTGTGGTAAATATGGTTTTTTCTCTGGACACTCATCTAACTCAATGGCAGCAGCTGTTTTTGCTGGTTTAATGTTAAAACCGTTTTATAAAAATTTAATTTTTATTTTATTGTTTTGGAGTGCCGTAGTGGCTTACAGCCGAATTTATGTTGGCGTGCATTACCCTCTAGATATTGTATGCGGATTAACTTTTGGAGCCTTTGTTGGGTTCCTGTTTTACAAATTTGCAAGCTATCTTATTAAACGCTATGTCTCGGTTTAA
- a CDS encoding diacylglycerol/lipid kinase family protein: MKKIHFIINPVAGKGNNSLSYKHLKSFFNKEQYQIVIKQSTHKKHAVTLTQDSVNEQADVIVACGGDGTINEVASCIVGSNIILGIIPLGSGNGLASNLKIPKNINKALNLIKAQNTLLIDSGVINERYFFSNCGIGFDAQVIKNYESYKHHTLKSYIKAYFKTIFQKKELVDFEIEINDTILQVKPFMIFTSNSNELGYKISLTPQASLQDGILDIVIVSKIGKIKTLLVSILMLFKKHTLLKEVKQYESNKLVIHKNNKASIETQIDGEFYLLQNSQASISILNKSLRVIS, from the coding sequence TTGAAAAAAATTCATTTCATTATAAACCCTGTTGCTGGTAAAGGAAATAATTCTTTAAGCTATAAGCACCTTAAAAGTTTCTTCAATAAAGAACAATACCAAATTGTTATTAAACAATCTACCCATAAAAAACATGCTGTAACATTAACACAAGACTCAGTAAACGAACAGGCCGATGTTATTGTTGCCTGTGGTGGTGATGGTACCATTAACGAAGTAGCGTCTTGTATAGTTGGTAGCAATATCATTTTAGGAATTATTCCTTTAGGTTCTGGGAATGGTTTAGCATCCAACTTAAAAATCCCAAAAAACATCAACAAAGCCCTTAATTTAATTAAGGCTCAAAACACCCTACTTATAGATTCTGGAGTTATTAATGAGCGCTATTTTTTTAGTAATTGTGGTATTGGTTTCGATGCACAAGTCATTAAAAATTACGAATCCTATAAACATCACACTTTAAAAAGTTATATCAAGGCTTATTTTAAAACTATTTTTCAAAAAAAGGAATTAGTAGATTTTGAAATTGAAATAAACGACACCATATTACAGGTTAAACCCTTCATGATATTTACTTCTAATTCTAATGAATTAGGCTATAAAATAAGTTTAACACCTCAGGCGTCTTTGCAAGATGGCATACTTGATATTGTTATTGTTTCAAAAATAGGAAAAATTAAAACCCTGCTAGTGTCCATATTAATGCTATTTAAAAAACATACTTTATTAAAAGAAGTAAAGCAGTACGAATCTAACAAATTAGTTATTCATAAAAACAATAAAGCATCCATTGAAACACAAATCGATGGCGAATTTTATCTGTTACAAAACAGCCAAGCCAGTATTTCAATACTAAATAAGAGTTTAAGAGTTATTTCGTAA